In a genomic window of Flavobacterium sp. KACC 22761:
- a CDS encoding 2-hydroxyacid dehydrogenase: protein MSTITTSNKIAFFSTQPYDKTFFNKYNADFGFQLDFFETQLNPQTVVLIEECEIVCVFVNDIVNEAVIKQLADKKVKIIALRCAGFNNVDLEAAKKYNLKVCRVPAYSPQAVAEHAMAMILTLNRKTHKAYNRVREQNFSLNGLLGFDLFGKTIGIIGTGNIGKAFSKIALGFGCKVLAYDIVENDEMKKEGVSFVSLEEIFKSSDIISLHCPLNDQTKHVINSTSISFMKDSVMIINTSRGGLIETASAIEGLKDGKIGYLGIDVYEQEEKLFFRDLSADIIQDDAIQRLMSFPNVLVTAHQAFFTNEALTQIALVTFNNIKSLLTQHDIENKAALLV, encoded by the coding sequence ATGAGCACAATTACCACATCAAATAAAATCGCTTTTTTTTCAACACAGCCATACGACAAAACTTTCTTCAATAAATACAACGCTGATTTTGGCTTTCAATTGGATTTTTTTGAAACACAACTTAATCCGCAGACGGTTGTACTGATTGAAGAATGCGAAATTGTTTGTGTATTTGTAAATGACATTGTGAATGAAGCGGTGATTAAACAATTGGCTGATAAAAAAGTAAAAATAATCGCTTTACGTTGCGCCGGATTTAACAATGTCGATTTAGAAGCTGCTAAAAAATACAACTTAAAAGTTTGCCGAGTTCCTGCTTATTCTCCTCAGGCGGTGGCTGAGCACGCTATGGCAATGATTTTGACTTTAAACCGAAAAACACATAAAGCGTACAACAGAGTTCGCGAACAGAACTTTTCGTTAAACGGATTATTAGGTTTTGATTTATTCGGAAAAACAATCGGAATTATTGGGACAGGAAACATCGGAAAAGCATTTTCAAAAATAGCATTAGGTTTTGGCTGTAAAGTGCTGGCTTATGATATTGTTGAAAATGACGAAATGAAAAAAGAAGGCGTTTCTTTTGTGAGTCTGGAGGAGATTTTCAAATCAAGTGATATTATTTCACTGCATTGTCCGTTAAATGATCAAACAAAGCATGTTATTAATTCGACTTCCATTTCTTTTATGAAAGATAGCGTTATGATTATCAATACCAGTCGCGGTGGATTGATAGAAACAGCTTCTGCAATTGAAGGTTTGAAAGACGGAAAAATTGGGTATTTAGGAATCGATGTTTATGAGCAAGAAGAAAAATTATTCTTTAGAGATCTTTCTGCAGATATCATTCAAGATGACGCCATTCAGCGTTTAATGAGTTTTCCGAATGTTTTGGTTACCGCACATCAGGCATTTTTTACCAATGAAGCTTTAACACAGATTGCATTGGTTACTTTCAATAATATAAAATCATTATTGACGCAGCATGATATTGAAAATAAAGCTGCGTTATTGGTGTAA
- a CDS encoding Crp/Fnr family transcriptional regulator codes for MENEDKKSFLKLLGLPEKELQELLNITQQVKIIKTNYFVREGQVPRKMAFVVKGLFRYVYTHENGNEFTKNIIAEGNFISSYSAMIYNTPSYFSIEALEDSEILEIDYSSWIEIKEKNPFWNVFLVQILEKAFYIKEKRERELLLLDAEKRYGIFNAEFPDIENRVSQQIIASYLGIQPESLSRLKRKNKT; via the coding sequence ATGGAAAATGAAGATAAAAAATCATTTTTAAAGCTTTTAGGGCTTCCAGAAAAGGAATTGCAAGAATTATTGAATATTACACAGCAGGTCAAAATAATCAAAACAAACTATTTTGTTCGTGAAGGACAAGTGCCTCGCAAGATGGCTTTTGTTGTAAAAGGTTTGTTTCGATATGTTTACACTCATGAAAACGGAAACGAATTCACCAAAAATATTATAGCCGAAGGGAATTTTATAAGTTCTTATTCGGCTATGATTTATAATACCCCTTCGTATTTTTCGATAGAAGCTTTGGAAGATTCCGAAATTTTGGAAATCGATTATTCAAGCTGGATCGAAATAAAAGAGAAAAATCCTTTTTGGAATGTATTTCTTGTTCAAATTCTTGAAAAAGCATTTTACATCAAAGAAAAAAGAGAAAGAGAATTACTCCTTTTAGATGCTGAAAAGCGATATGGAATTTTTAATGCCGAATTTCCTGACATCGAGAATCGTGTTTCGCAACAAATTATAGCTTCTTATTTAGGCATTCAGCCAGAATCTTTGAGCCGACTCAAAAGAAAAAACAAGACTTAA
- the lysS gene encoding lysine--tRNA ligase: MALSEQEIIRREKLQNLRNLGINPYPANLFPVNHNSKQIKESFEEGKKVIVAGRLMSVRDQGKACFAELQDSEGRIQLYVNRDVLCEGDDKTLYNQVFKKLTDLGDFIGIEGELFTTQVGAKCIRVSGFTFLSKTLRPLPLPKVDEEGNVHDAFNDAELRYRMRYVDLTVNPQVKETFLKRTKLFTAMREYFNNAGYLEVDTPVLQSIPGGASARPFITHHNSLDIPLYMRIANELYLKRLIVGGFEGVYEFSRNFRNEGMDRTHNPEFTAMEIYVAYKDYNWMMEFAEGLLEHCAIAVNGTSEVTFGEHKINFKAPYARVTMTDSIKHFTGFDISGKSEQELFEAARGMGIEVDETMGKGKLIDEIFGAKCEGNYIQPTFITDYPKEMSPLCKEHRDNPDLTERFELMVCGKEIANAYSELNDPIDQRERFEDQMRLAAKGDDEANGIIDEDFLRALEYGMPPTSGMGIGMDRLIMYLTNNASIQEVLLFPQMRPEKKQAQIELSDEEKFIIDLLTKNENRMDLTQLKITANLSGKKWDASMKNLSKHGLTKVVVDGEFKFVELVG; the protein is encoded by the coding sequence ATGGCATTATCAGAACAAGAAATCATTAGAAGAGAAAAACTTCAGAACTTACGCAACTTAGGAATCAATCCTTACCCAGCTAATCTTTTTCCTGTAAATCACAATTCGAAGCAGATAAAGGAATCGTTTGAAGAGGGCAAGAAGGTTATCGTTGCAGGACGTTTGATGAGTGTTCGTGATCAGGGTAAGGCTTGTTTTGCTGAGTTGCAAGATAGCGAAGGACGTATTCAATTGTACGTGAATCGTGATGTATTATGTGAAGGCGATGATAAAACTTTGTACAACCAAGTATTCAAAAAATTAACCGATTTAGGTGATTTTATTGGTATCGAAGGTGAATTATTCACTACGCAAGTTGGTGCAAAATGTATTCGTGTTTCTGGATTCACTTTCTTAAGTAAAACGTTACGACCGCTTCCATTGCCAAAAGTGGATGAAGAAGGAAATGTGCACGATGCTTTCAACGATGCAGAGTTACGTTATAGAATGCGTTATGTAGATTTAACTGTAAATCCTCAGGTTAAAGAAACTTTCCTTAAGAGAACTAAATTGTTCACTGCAATGAGAGAGTATTTTAACAATGCAGGATATCTTGAAGTAGATACTCCAGTTTTACAATCAATTCCTGGTGGGGCTTCAGCAAGACCATTTATTACGCACCATAACTCACTTGATATTCCGCTTTACATGCGTATTGCCAATGAGTTATACTTAAAAAGATTAATTGTTGGTGGATTTGAAGGTGTTTATGAGTTCTCTAGAAACTTCCGTAATGAAGGTATGGACAGAACACATAATCCTGAATTTACTGCAATGGAAATATATGTAGCCTACAAAGACTACAACTGGATGATGGAATTTGCTGAAGGTTTATTGGAACATTGTGCAATTGCAGTAAATGGCACAAGCGAAGTTACTTTTGGCGAACACAAAATCAACTTCAAAGCGCCTTATGCACGCGTTACAATGACGGATTCTATCAAACATTTTACTGGTTTTGATATCTCTGGAAAATCTGAGCAAGAATTATTTGAAGCAGCGCGTGGAATGGGAATCGAGGTTGACGAAACAATGGGTAAAGGAAAATTGATTGATGAGATTTTCGGCGCTAAATGTGAAGGAAATTATATTCAGCCAACTTTCATTACTGATTATCCAAAAGAAATGTCGCCGCTTTGTAAAGAGCACCGCGATAATCCAGATTTGACGGAACGTTTTGAATTAATGGTTTGCGGAAAAGAAATTGCAAATGCGTATTCTGAATTAAATGACCCAATTGACCAAAGAGAGCGTTTTGAAGATCAAATGCGTTTGGCAGCAAAAGGTGATGATGAAGCAAACGGAATTATCGATGAAGATTTCTTAAGAGCGCTTGAATACGGTATGCCTCCAACTTCTGGAATGGGAATTGGAATGGATCGTTTGATTATGTATTTGACGAATAATGCTTCTATTCAGGAAGTTTTATTGTTCCCGCAAATGCGTCCTGAGAAAAAACAAGCTCAGATTGAACTTTCTGATGAAGAAAAATTCATCATTGACTTGCTTACGAAAAATGAAAATAGAATGGATCTAACACAACTAAAAATTACAGCTAACTTAAGCGGTAAAAAATGGGATGCGTCTATGAAAAACTTATCTAAACACGGTTTAACTAAAGTTGTCGTTGACGGCGAGTTTAAATTTGTTGAATTGGTGGGATAA
- the lipB gene encoding lipoyl(octanoyl) transferase LipB translates to MNKKIQLQDLGNRDYKSTWEYQEELFKEIVDLKIKNRREELDLPTPNYLLFVEHPHVYTLGKSGDLENLLLNEKQLEAKGATFYKINRGGDITYHGPGQIVGYPILDLENFFTDIHKYLRLLEESIILTLAEYRLESGRSEGETGVWVGVGTPFARKICAMGVRASRWVTMHGFALNVNVDLGYFDNIIPCGIRGKGVTSLNVELGVEKVDEKEVKAKIIKHLTALFEAEFV, encoded by the coding sequence ATGAATAAAAAAATTCAACTTCAGGATCTAGGAAACAGAGATTATAAATCGACTTGGGAATACCAGGAAGAACTTTTTAAAGAAATAGTCGATTTAAAAATCAAAAACAGAAGAGAAGAACTAGACTTGCCAACTCCAAATTATTTATTATTTGTTGAGCATCCGCATGTTTACACTTTAGGAAAAAGCGGTGATTTGGAAAACTTATTGCTAAACGAAAAACAGCTCGAAGCCAAAGGGGCGACTTTTTATAAAATCAATCGTGGAGGAGATATTACCTATCATGGTCCGGGACAAATAGTAGGTTATCCAATTTTGGATTTAGAAAACTTTTTTACCGATATTCATAAATACCTTCGTTTGCTGGAAGAGTCCATTATTCTAACATTAGCAGAATACCGTTTAGAATCGGGTAGAAGCGAGGGAGAAACAGGCGTTTGGGTTGGCGTTGGAACTCCGTTTGCACGCAAAATTTGCGCAATGGGCGTTCGTGCTTCACGCTGGGTCACCATGCACGGATTTGCTTTAAATGTAAATGTCGATTTAGGCTATTTTGATAATATAATTCCGTGCGGCATTCGCGGAAAAGGCGTTACTTCTTTAAACGTTGAACTTGGCGTAGAAAAAGTAGATGAGAAAGAAGTAAAAGCTAAAATCATTAAACATTTGACGGCTTTATTTGAAGCTGAATTTGTTTAA
- a CDS encoding type II toxin-antitoxin system RelE/ParE family toxin, translating to MAVRIIWTNTAVNQRRKILNYWNKRNKSKTYSRKLVLEITQRTKFLIENPEIYVKTSFPDIRTSTLGHYNIFYKITPKELIVVAFWDNRQNPKILSKILKK from the coding sequence ATGGCTGTCAGAATAATTTGGACTAATACTGCAGTTAATCAAAGAAGAAAAATACTGAATTATTGGAACAAAAGAAACAAATCAAAAACGTATTCAAGAAAATTAGTTTTAGAGATAACACAAAGAACTAAATTCTTAATTGAAAATCCTGAGATTTATGTCAAAACCAGCTTTCCAGACATTCGAACCTCAACATTAGGACATTATAATATCTTTTATAAAATAACTCCAAAAGAATTAATTGTTGTAGCATTTTGGGATAATCGACAAAATCCAAAAATCCTTTCTAAAATTCTAAAGAAGTAA
- a CDS encoding SDR family oxidoreductase has protein sequence MEIINSTIVVTGGSSGLGFEMCRQLIAKGNKVIACSSTLEKLECAQKQLPHLIIYKCNIANEFECEDFTEWLRTNHSDVNVLINNAAIVNKSNFIEDHLSLEKMNNEFSVNLFAPIRLIKLLYPLLIQNQNSKIVNITTGLVYVPRAVYPFYNASKSGLHSFTQVLREQLKEEQIKVIEVLFPVVDTPWHKGNPPKIAIKPEKAVSEMLERISHNELEIRIAKVRLLYWLFRMAPRFAFKKINGF, from the coding sequence ATGGAAATCATAAATAGTACTATTGTTGTTACTGGAGGAAGTTCTGGCTTAGGGTTTGAAATGTGTCGTCAGCTTATTGCAAAAGGGAATAAAGTAATTGCTTGTTCAAGTACTTTGGAAAAACTTGAATGTGCGCAAAAGCAATTACCACATTTAATTATCTACAAATGCAATATTGCGAATGAGTTTGAATGTGAAGATTTTACAGAATGGTTGCGAACCAACCACTCTGATGTAAACGTACTGATCAACAATGCCGCAATTGTAAACAAGTCCAATTTTATAGAAGATCATCTTTCGTTAGAAAAAATGAATAATGAATTTTCAGTCAATTTATTTGCGCCTATCCGTTTGATAAAATTGTTGTATCCGCTTTTGATTCAGAATCAAAATTCTAAAATTGTCAATATCACAACTGGATTGGTATATGTTCCAAGAGCCGTTTATCCTTTTTATAATGCAAGCAAATCGGGATTGCATTCTTTTACCCAGGTTCTAAGAGAACAATTAAAAGAAGAGCAGATTAAAGTTATTGAAGTGTTGTTCCCAGTAGTTGATACGCCTTGGCATAAAGGCAATCCACCAAAAATTGCCATAAAGCCTGAAAAGGCAGTTTCAGAAATGTTAGAAAGGATCTCTCATAATGAACTTGAAATCAGAATCGCAAAAGTAAGACTGCTTTACTGGCTTTTCAGAATGGCGCCTCGTTTTGCTTTCAAAAAAATAAATGGTTTTTAA
- a CDS encoding IS3 family transposase: MFACTLFGIDRQVYYRRIKRTSSRKLIASEVISLVLKIRNTMPRIGAKKLYYLLKIQLNQLKIGRDKFIDILRANHLLITPRRSYHITTNSHHRFRKHENLILDLKICRPEQVWVSDITYVGKRENPCYLSLITDAYSKKIMGFYVADNMNTKSSLTALKNAIKQRRDKGKTLIHHSDRGLQYCSDQYQKLLYKNNIRCSMTQNSDPYENAVAERINGILKQEFNIDKFNQQLAVMKILIKDAIEVYNNERPHYSNYMLTPNQMHKQNIVEMRTYKTKTPAKKVLTGV; encoded by the coding sequence ATGTTTGCCTGTACTTTGTTCGGGATAGACAGACAGGTTTATTATCGAAGAATAAAAAGAACCAGTTCCAGAAAGCTTATTGCCTCAGAAGTTATTAGTCTGGTTTTGAAAATTAGAAATACAATGCCCCGAATAGGGGCAAAAAAACTGTATTATCTTTTAAAAATCCAATTGAATCAACTCAAAATCGGCAGGGATAAATTTATAGATATACTTAGAGCTAATCATTTATTAATAACACCTAGGCGTTCTTATCATATAACAACAAACTCTCATCATAGATTTAGAAAGCATGAGAATCTAATATTGGATTTAAAAATCTGCAGACCAGAACAAGTCTGGGTATCAGACATAACTTATGTCGGAAAAAGAGAGAATCCATGTTATTTAAGTCTTATAACAGATGCTTACTCTAAAAAAATAATGGGTTTTTATGTGGCAGATAATATGAATACTAAAAGCAGTTTAACAGCTTTAAAAAATGCAATAAAACAGCGCCGAGACAAAGGAAAAACATTAATCCACCATTCAGATAGAGGACTTCAGTATTGTTCTGATCAATATCAAAAACTATTATATAAAAACAATATAAGATGCAGTATGACACAAAACTCTGATCCTTATGAAAATGCAGTGGCGGAGAGAATAAATGGAATTTTAAAACAAGAATTTAATATTGATAAATTTAATCAGCAACTTGCTGTGATGAAGATTTTAATAAAAGATGCAATTGAGGTTTATAATAATGAAAGACCCCATTATTCTAATTATATGCTAACACCCAATCAAATGCACAAACAAAACATAGTAGAAATGAGAACTTATAAAACAAAAACACCTGCAAAAAAAGTTCTTACAGGTGTTTAA
- a CDS encoding zinc-dependent metalloprotease, giving the protein MKKFLILSAIATFTLFPANQFAQSKKKKDETPATAPPEKKSESTIKEYSKVITKDAVSDEGLFTVHKVDKKYYFEIPNKYLDKDMLLVSRLAKLPSNLGGGYVNAGSETNEQLIVWQRFQDKILIKSKSFNAVANDTLPISISVKSNNYEPTLFAFDIVAFSKDSANTVIDVTKFYSTDVKAISGISAEMRDTYKVKGLDDSRSFINKIKSFPMNIEVIQDMTYNASKPSMLEDTESISIQMNQSMILLPEVPMQPRLADPRVGWFTVSQYDYGSNELKSDLKTYIRRWRLEPKDPAAYARGELVEPIKPIVYYLDPATPEKLKKYIKQGIEEWQKPFETAGFKNAIIAKDAPTKEEDPDFSPEDIRYSVIRYVASTTRNAVGPSVSDPRTGEIIESDVIWYHNHLRSYRNRYLLETGAANPSARTLQTSDEEMGEMMRMVIAHEVGHALGFPHNMGASSSYDCESYRNGAFTQENGISPSIMDYARYNYIAQPGDQNIRFIRKMGPYDHYALNWGYRVIPNAKSPQDEKATLDKWILDKAGNPIYKFGKQSSTFDPSSQTEDIGNNSMKASTYGMKNLEYVANHLSEWTSKVTNDYDDLSELYKEMLDVWGRYVGHVVTNVGGVYENTKNPNQPGNVYEVVPKAKQIDAMNWLQANAFASPTWIVNINTLKNTEYAGYTEMFRNIQVKHLNNLLSLPRIGRLMDNEILGADTYKALDFFKDLRKGIWKETAAASNVTIYRRNLQRAYIDRMCNLMTEEMKPTERGTTYYNVAQSDLRALVRGELNALKKSLVAAKAAGINTETKYHYEDCIKRIDLILNPIK; this is encoded by the coding sequence ATGAAGAAATTTTTGATTTTATCTGCAATAGCTACATTTACGCTATTTCCAGCAAATCAATTTGCCCAGTCAAAAAAGAAAAAGGACGAAACTCCGGCAACAGCCCCGCCAGAAAAAAAATCGGAATCTACAATTAAGGAGTACAGCAAAGTAATTACAAAAGATGCCGTTTCAGACGAAGGGCTTTTCACTGTTCATAAAGTGGATAAAAAGTATTACTTCGAAATTCCAAACAAATATTTGGATAAAGATATGTTGCTTGTGAGCAGATTAGCAAAATTGCCTTCAAATTTAGGAGGAGGTTATGTAAACGCTGGCTCTGAAACGAATGAACAATTGATTGTTTGGCAGCGTTTTCAAGATAAAATCTTAATTAAATCGAAATCATTTAATGCGGTTGCAAATGATACTTTGCCAATCAGCATATCGGTTAAATCAAATAATTACGAACCAACATTATTTGCTTTTGATATTGTAGCTTTCAGTAAAGATTCGGCGAATACAGTAATCGATGTAACCAAGTTTTACAGCACAGATGTTAAGGCAATCAGCGGAATTTCTGCTGAAATGCGTGACACTTACAAAGTAAAAGGATTGGATGATTCTAGAAGTTTCATCAATAAAATTAAAAGTTTTCCAATGAATATTGAAGTCATTCAAGATATGACTTACAATGCTTCAAAGCCATCAATGTTGGAAGATACAGAATCGATCAGCATTCAGATGAATCAATCGATGATTTTATTGCCAGAAGTTCCAATGCAACCAAGATTAGCCGATCCACGCGTGGGCTGGTTTACAGTTAGTCAATACGATTATGGAAGCAACGAATTGAAATCAGATTTAAAAACATACATCCGCCGTTGGAGATTAGAACCGAAAGATCCAGCAGCTTATGCAAGAGGAGAATTGGTGGAGCCAATAAAACCAATTGTGTATTATCTAGATCCAGCAACTCCTGAAAAACTAAAAAAATACATCAAACAAGGAATTGAAGAATGGCAAAAACCTTTTGAAACAGCTGGATTTAAAAACGCGATTATTGCGAAAGATGCGCCAACAAAAGAAGAAGACCCAGATTTCAGTCCGGAAGATATTCGTTATTCAGTAATTCGTTATGTGGCAAGCACAACAAGAAACGCAGTTGGGCCAAGCGTTTCAGACCCTAGAACGGGCGAAATTATTGAGAGTGATGTTATTTGGTATCACAATCATTTGCGTTCGTACAGAAATAGATATTTGCTTGAAACTGGAGCTGCAAATCCATCAGCGAGAACCTTGCAGACAAGCGACGAAGAAATGGGCGAAATGATGCGAATGGTAATTGCGCACGAAGTGGGTCATGCATTAGGATTTCCGCACAATATGGGCGCGAGTTCATCTTATGATTGCGAAAGTTACAGAAACGGAGCTTTCACGCAAGAAAACGGTATTTCTCCAAGTATAATGGATTATGCGCGCTATAATTATATTGCGCAACCTGGCGACCAAAATATTCGTTTTATTCGTAAAATGGGACCATATGACCATTACGCGCTGAATTGGGGATATAGAGTGATTCCGAATGCAAAATCGCCTCAGGATGAAAAAGCAACTTTAGACAAATGGATTTTGGATAAAGCAGGAAATCCAATTTATAAATTCGGAAAACAAAGCAGTACGTTTGATCCTTCTTCTCAAACAGAAGATATTGGAAATAATTCAATGAAAGCAAGCACATACGGAATGAAAAATCTGGAATATGTAGCGAATCATTTGAGCGAATGGACGAGCAAGGTTACAAACGATTATGATGATTTAAGCGAATTATATAAAGAAATGCTAGATGTTTGGGGAAGATATGTTGGTCATGTTGTAACCAATGTTGGAGGCGTTTATGAAAACACTAAAAATCCAAACCAGCCTGGAAATGTTTATGAAGTAGTTCCAAAGGCAAAACAAATTGATGCAATGAATTGGCTTCAAGCAAATGCATTTGCGTCACCAACTTGGATCGTAAACATCAATACGCTGAAAAATACGGAATATGCTGGTTACACTGAAATGTTCAGAAATATTCAGGTTAAACATTTGAACAATTTGCTGAGTTTGCCTCGCATTGGAAGATTAATGGACAACGAAATTCTAGGCGCTGATACATACAAAGCCTTGGATTTCTTTAAAGATTTGCGAAAAGGAATTTGGAAAGAAACTGCAGCAGCGTCAAATGTTACAATTTACCGCAGAAATCTGCAAAGAGCTTATATTGACAGAATGTGCAATTTAATGACCGAAGAAATGAAGCCAACAGAAAGAGGTACAACATACTATAATGTTGCGCAATCTGATCTTAGAGCTTTGGTTCGTGGTGAATTGAATGCTTTGAAAAAATCGCTTGTTGCAGCAAAAGCAGCTGGAATAAACACCGAAACAAAATACCATTATGAAGATTGCATCAAGCGAATTGATTTGATATTAAATCCGATTAAATAA